The Garra rufa chromosome 18, GarRuf1.0, whole genome shotgun sequence genome window below encodes:
- the LOC141290713 gene encoding uncharacterized protein — MGLIKVAVLVMFCHQLAWQGNFSLDSPESGSANTGNFSLDSPESGSANTGNFSLDAPEESGSANTGNFSLDAPESGSANSSNFSLDAPEESGSANTGNFSLDAPESGSANSGNFSLDAPESGSANSGNFSLDAPEESGSANTGNFSLDAPEESGSANTGNFSLDAPESGSANSGNFSLDAPEESGSANTGNFSLDAPEESGSANTGNFSLDAPEESVSLVY, encoded by the exons ATGGGCTTAATTAAAGTTGCTGTTTTGGTGATGTTTTGTCACCAGTTAGCATGGCAAG gaaacttcagcctagattcccctgagtctggttcagcaaacactggcaacttcagcctagattcccctgagtctggttcagcaaacactggcaacttcagcttagatgcccctgaggagtctggttcagcaaacactggcaacttcagcctagatgcccctgagtctggttcagcaaacagtagcaacttcagcctagatgcccctgaggagtctggttcagcaaacactggcaacttcagcctagatgcccctgagtctggttcagcaaacagcggcaacttcagcctagatgcccctgagtctggttcagcaaacagcggcaacttcagcctagatgcccctgaggagtctggttcagcaaacactggcaacttcagcctagatgcccctgaggagtctggttctgcaaacactggcaacttcagcttAGATGCTCctgagtctggttcagcaaacagcggcaacttcagcctagatgcccctgaggagtctggttcagcaaacactggcaacttcagcctagatgcccctgaggagtctggttctgcaaacactggcaacttcagcctagatgcccctgaggagtctg